A section of the Saccopteryx leptura isolate mSacLep1 chromosome 4, mSacLep1_pri_phased_curated, whole genome shotgun sequence genome encodes:
- the GGACT gene encoding gamma-glutamylaminecyclotransferase, translating into MAHVFVYGTLKRGQPNHKVMMDSANGHASFQGRGLTMEPYPLVIAGEHNIPWLLNLPGRGHCVAGEIYAVDEQMLRFLDEFEDCPDTYQRTQLQIAVLEWEGVPSACEGAPAAGRTLQCFVYSTSTYPPEWVHLSYHNSYDSEGTHGLRYNPRENR; encoded by the coding sequence ATGGCCCATGTGTTCGTGTACGGGACCTTAAAGCGAGGCCAGCCCAACCATAAGGTCATGATGGACAGTGCCAATGGCCACGCCTCCTTCCAGGGCCGGGGCCTCACGATGGAGCCTTACCCCCTGGTGATTGCTGGAGAACACAACATTCCGTGGCTCCTGAACCTCCCAGGACGTGGCCACTGTGTGGCTGGGGAGATCTATGCTGTGGACGAGCAGATGCTGCGCTTCCTCGATGAGTTTGAAGACTGCCCAGACACCTACCAGCGTACCCAGCTGCAGATTGCCGTCCTCGAGTGGGAAGGCGTGCCCAGCGCCTGCGAGGGCGCTCCCGCTGCTGGGAGGACCCTGCAGTGCTTCGTGTACAGCACATCCACCTACCCACCGGAGTGGGTCCACCTCTCGTACCACAACAGTTACGACTCTGAGGGGACACACGGGCTTCGCTATAATCCACGGGAAAACAGATAA